The Natator depressus isolate rNatDep1 chromosome 21, rNatDep2.hap1, whole genome shotgun sequence genomic sequence CCTTTTGTTGTTCCAGTTCCGTGGAGAAGTGGAAGACATCAATAACAAGGGCTGTCATGGGGAATACAAAATAATGTTTGGTGCAACTGTAAGAACTCCAGGAGCATGTAAACTTGCCCCAGGTTCCCAGTGGAAGATGCTATCACGGTTATATAAAACCAGTGGTCCAAAGCAATGCATCTTACAGCAGCGATGCTGCAGTTTGGAGCAAGGACAGGTTTTTTATACTGGAGAAAGGGCAGGTCAGTAtttgggaggagaaggaagatctGATCAGTATCAACGAAGGATAGAATGACCCCATCTGTATTTGAGAAGGGAAAATGAGTCTCCTCTGGGCTAGAGATGAGGAGCTTGGTGCTtatggaagaggaggaaaggtCTAAACCTGGGAGCAGAATGAGGGTTAATTGTGTATCAGGGAGCTGAAGGAAGATATGGTTGCTCTCAATAAGAGTAAAAATGACATGGTCAGTCTCAAGGAGTAGAAACAGGGTTCAGTCTATATTTTTGAGCAGAGCTGCACAAGTAGTGCAGAAATTTTCCAGTGACTATCCAGCGGTGTTTTCAAACCCAACTGATCTGACCACACTCGTGGCTCTTTGATCTTTCACTCCTGCAAGCAGGGTTCCGATCGACTCTCAGTGGCACAACCGCTTGCAAAAAAAGTCTATTTCCAAGCAACATGAATTAATTTTACATCTCTGTGCTCATCCAACCAGCAAAGAGAGATGATACCTGCGGACTTATCCGGCCAACCGAACACAGCTCAGAGAGCAAATTCTTGAAGAGAACAGTTTGCAATCAATgcaaggagttttaaaaaaaaaggctaaaattTCACTGGGTAATTTTCACTCCTGAATACATTTGAGGCAATGGGGATATTCCTGCCACCAGGAAAAGAGGCTCAACAAATCTGGTCTATGCCAGGGATTGGAAATGGGGCCAGGTCTATATTAGGGAGCAGAAGAAGGGCCACTTAGTGTCATCACTAATTCCTTCAGTGAAAAGGCCCCATCTCTGTGCCTGACAACAGCTTCTAACCTTTCACGCTCTTTCAGGCCCTCTGTCTTATCCAGGCTTCCCATTTCTATCCAGCAAAGAACAAGGAGAGTCTCAActgtggggggaaagaaagaaaaaagtttatgctaaagggaagccgcaagagcCACTGTTCTTCGTGAAAGCTGAACAGAGGGGGTAGCTATCAGCGGATGAGCACATGCTGGGGGCATTAACAGGCTTATGGCACAGGCTAAACACTCATAATCCCCTAAGGTTTGATTATCCTTTGATAAATAAACACACCAGCACCTGCCCAGGCTCATTCTCCTGCAGTGGGAACACATACCAAATACCCATTTAGACTCTTAGAGCCATCAGGACAGGTGCAGACATGGTGCAAGCGAGGGTTCATGCCTTGAGCCGTATTTCCTCACACCAGGTCGAGACTTGGCCCATTGACTTTAGGGGATGACAAATGACCAGGGCCCTAaacaaggcactcagatactcaAAAGGCCCTTGGGCTCTTTATATGGCCATTTTGGGGGCAGACTCTTAGGCACTCTAAAGGCAGACTCTGCTCAAGCCACAGTGAGATGGGGAAGCTGCAGGGTACCAGATCCAGTTCAGCCCTGTGACGCAACTCCTGGTTCTGTACTGTAcccaccagaccatccttcccctctgtttAGATAAGAGCAGGTTTAGACAAGTTCTTGTCCCCAATGTCCTTTAACAGCTCACTCATGTTAGATtgctctgtctgtctctttctccccCAGGTCAGGTTGCCCTGTGGTCGCTGGTTGTCCTGGCCATAGAGCGTTATATCGTGGTGTGTAAGCCCATGGGCAATTTCCGCTTCTCTGCCACCCATGCCTTGATGGGCATCAGTTTTACCTGGGTCATGTCCTTTTCCTGCGCTGCTCCACCCCTATTTGGCTGGTCCAGGTGAGTAATACGAAACACAGACAGTATTTACACCATCCGGACAAAGACCGCTATCTAAATACTCGAATCCCAACTACCCAGGTGTCCCCCTATGCATGAGCCCTTGAAGCACGGAAGCAATTATGGAGCTGAACCTGATCTGTGTATCTTGGGTTGATACGGGGgtaatgccattgacttaaaAGGACTTACTCCTGATTAATGCCAACGctaatgagagcagaatcagactctGTGCTTTGGGATGCTTCCTGAAAATGTAACCTCATGCATCTGGGCATTACAAGcttcctcacacagctctgccaacgcacctCTATCCTACCCGACAGCCCCCGCTGCTATTCCTGTCCTAGACTCCCCACATACAGCGCTGCTGAGGCACCACCTCAGTCCTGATCTTCAGCATCTCCTGATAGTCCAGTCCTGGGTTTCACCCCATCTCTGCCAATGCATTTCATTCTGGCCCAACATCACCACCTGCTATTCCAGTTCTGAGTCCCACACAGAGTTCTGCTGGGACACCGCAATCCCGACCTGCAACCCCTTCCCTTGCTGTTCCAGTCCCGAAAGCTCTCTGATCAGCCCAACCACAGGAAGTGAGAACTCACCACAGGAAGGGCAAATACAGACCTACATGCTCTTTTCTTGCTACCCCAGAGGGGAAGGGACAAAGGAGCCCAGGCCACCAAGCAAAGGGAGAAGAGACTCTCTGTACTTGCTTGTGAGCAAGGAGGAAGCACGGTCTGCTCATAATGCAATTGTCTAATGCCATAGGCCACCAGCTGCGCTCCGTCGAACAGCTGTGTTCTCCTCCGGGGAGCCAGCCACGCACACACTTGTCCCCATTCCAGCAGTCACTGCAGACTAACCTAGCAAGAGCAGAATTCTGAGTGAAGAAGAGTTAGGGGCCCAATCCCGCAATGGCAGCTCCAGGGGCTAATCCTTACATATAACAGTAAATCCCAGTTAAACCAATGAATTAAGATTAAGATTACACATGGCGTAGACCTTATTGTTTCAAGTTGAGCCCAAATATCACATTGGCCAGGAGCTGGGTGGTCAGGACTGAAGCACAGTATGGGAAGCCTCTGCTATATAGACTCCGTGGACAAACACAGGACTTGAGCATTAAGGAGGGCTGTCAATCTGGTGTCTTTCACATGAATTCACTTGTCATTTCCCCTCCAGCACAGGCAAAGCAACTGCCCTCGCCACAGCCCTCCTGCTGCACAAATTTGGGACCTGATCCCGAAAAAGACTTACATTTACTCCTGGCAGCaaacctgttgaagtcaatggggttacttGCTTGAGTAAATTTACTTACGTGACTCTGCAGGGATCAGGACATTAGCTATTAAAAGTAACAAAGCTGCTTTTGAGTCATAGGAACCCAAAATCTGATAAACTAAGAAATAGCAGAGGGGTTTTTAGTTTggaccccctccccgccccccacaaatctctctctttatgGAAAAGCACTAAAGAACTGACTACGGATGAAACCAATAGGATGCTGCAGAAATGTAACCGGGGTCCATTTAGCTTCGCCCACAACCCAAGCTCGATGCACAACTAATATTACTCCGAAGTCCTATGGGAGTTCATAGAGGACGAGATCCATCCTATAGgtctaattaaaatcaaaatccTTCCTATAGAATTTTACAGCAGGGAAAGAATCCTCTTTTGAATTCTGTAGGATCCTCTGAAAAGCCTATGGAAAGAATCTTATTCTACATTGAATTCTACAGGCAAAAATTTAAACAGGCGCaaacgataggtccatcaatggctattagccaagatggtcagggacgcagccTCTCAGCAGCTGGGAGTCCAGGACGCCTCAGAGTTCATACCTGCACTGAGCCATAGTAGGTTCCCCGTCATCTCTGCTCCTCAGGAGAAAGAACAGGTGGCACATGGCAGCCAAATGCTCAGCCGTGTAGGGAATAAATCGCCTGCTCCCTATGGGAGAGAGCGTCTGTCACAACAAACTGATGTCTACATGTCCAAGTGCAATGTGTCAGCGCAGAGCAAACGGCAAACATGCCGCCTTCTCCTGAATGAATCACCGCCCCTGCATGATCCTCTCCCGGGCTGCATGGCCCTGGGgcacagcagctccagtcacccAGAGAAGGAGTGCAGCAGGCTCACCAGAGCCCCATGTGGAAGCATGCACTTCTGCCTCACACCAATATGCCAGAgggggtgcattggcagagctgggcatgggGAGCCcaggatttgagcagggggtgggactagatgacctcctgaggtcccttccaaccctgatattctatgattctatgattggcattgcagagggtgggggctgcaggtcaggattgaaggGCATGGGCCGAGAAATTTGGAAGGAGCACACACAGTGCCTGGCCACAGCGCCATTGGCTGGTGCTATCATTCTCAGAGGCTCCAGGAATTGCTAATGCAGCACCGTGGCTACTCCGTGCCTGCCGAGTGACCCATCGTGGCGAGGTTTGCCTCTGTGGCTGTTCTGCCTCTACTTCCCCGTCATCCAAGCCCCTCTACGAACTTGCTTAGGCTCCAGTGACCTTCTGAGCTCAATCTCTTCATTCACTCTTCCCCCATTCTCCCCCGGCTAGCAACAGAGTTTATCCAAAACCAGAACAGAAGTCCAAACGCACACAAAGTTCCCCATCTTCCCTTCTTCAATGTCCACTCACAGGCTTTACCTGGCTCGGGCTCTGTAGAACCATGTGTGCTCACTGCAGTGCCTTCTTCCACCAGCTCCAGCACCACACAACCTCCTGTGTTCTGGGCTTCCCTGGGTTACTGCCAGGCTTCCTCCTGCCTCTGGAAGTCTCAGCTACGCTCTCAAACACACCCTGCCTGCAGGTGCCTGCTGCCTTTTATACTAGAATCACCTGGTTGCTCTCCTGTGGGGCTCATCTTGTAATCAAGGGCTGGCTTAGCCGcaggctctccagcccatggGCAAGACACCCTGCTGCAGACACAGAGACTCTAGGTCACCTCACCAGTTTCAACGCAGCCCCATTCACGGGGGCCCTTGTGAAATGCGCGACCTAACCCTTCTGCTTTGCTTGCTCTCTCACTCCGCAGATACATACCTGAGGGCATGCAGTGCTCTTGTGGCCCAGATTACTACACCCTCAACCCTGACTACCACAACGAATCCTATGTCGTCTACATGTTCATGATCCACTTCATCATCCCGGTGGTGGTCATCTTCTTCTCCTACGGGCGGCTCATATGCAAAGTCCGAGAGGTAGTGTGTGGGTTGAGCTGCTCAGGGTTTGACAAAGAGAGATGAGCATGAGAGGGTAGAGGGTGTTGGTCCTCAGCTGGAGAACAGGCTCCCTGAAGCACCAGCAGCACCATCCAATGGGCAATACAAGCCTGCATGTATTTGgccaggtcagactagacaatcagagtggtcccttcttgccttggaatctatgaatcgcCCCCGGTGTTAGCTCTGTTCACTCCCCCATCTCCTCTGGAGACAGGCCCAGGCTTAGAAGAGAGGCAAGAGACATAAAACTTCACACCCATAATTTATCAGCGGGTGGTGAGGGGGCTCAGAGCCTCACAGGGGGATCGAAAGCAGGGATGATTCTCCACAAGCGCAAATCAGGGTCATGCGTGTGCCCCTTTCAGCCTCTCCTTTCTCCAGGTAAGAGAGTTTATTGGCTGCACTTTATGACTTGGTGGGTGCTGCCTTGGGTGTGAGCCATTCCACGTTCCATGTGTAAATCTAGTCTGTGCTCCAGAACTAGCCCGGGTTCAGAGCAGTGgagctggcccctgcccctgGATCTCATCCATGTTCTGTGCAGTGGTTAGATCCCTTCTGGGCATAACgcaataccaactgaaatgtctTCGGCCCAGGGGTCAGCTTTCCCAGCAAAGGGGTTCCaacctgctctctgtcccctgactccaGCCATGTCAGATATCCAGTTTTCTCTAGCTTGCCCGGTGGGAGACAGCTCAGCACTGTGCAATATGCTCCTTGGCTCACTGCCCTCTCATTCTCCCACAGGCAGCCGCGCAGCAGCAGGAGTCGGCAAGCACCCAGAAGGCAGAGAGGGAGGTGACCCGCATGGTGATCCTAATGGTTCTGGGCTTTCTCATGGCCTGGACGCCCTATGCCTTGGTGGCATTCTGGATCTTCACCAACAAGGGGGCGGAATTCACCGCTACTCTCATGTCAGTGCCTGCCTTCTTCTCCAAGAGCTCCTCTCTCTACAACCCCATCATCTATGTCCTCATGAACAAACAGGTGAGACTCCCAGGGCCAGGCAGAGGAACCCTCCCTGCCAAAGCTGTTCCTGTCCTAGGCTTCCCCCAGAACTCTAAGGGTGCACCCTGAACCTGGCCTATAGCACCCCCTGCTCTCGCAGTTCTGCGTCCCCaaccaatgcacctcagtcctgacctgcagcttcCCCCCCTGCTATTCCATCCCTGGGCTCCTTCTACTCAGCTCTCCAAATGCACCTTGATCCCAGCCTGCAGCACCCCTGCTACTCCACTCCCTGGGACACCACCCAGTTCTGCCAGCGCACCTCAATCCCAACTTACAGCCCCTCTATTATCCCAGTCCAGTGTCGGTGCTGCCAACACACCTTGATCCTGACGTACAGTCTTCTTGCTACTCCAGTCGTGAGCTTCACCACAGCTGTGCAGATGCATCTTCCTCCTGCCTAATAGcacccccctgctattccagtcccagAACAAATTTCAGTTGAATCTGGTATCTGTTGCTTTCTGCCTTAATTTGTTTAGCGCTGCCTATGCAGTTGGAACAGCTGCCACATTTCGCCACGGGGTGGTAGCATCTCTGTAGTGGGCGAGGTATTATACGTAACCCAGCAAAGTGCTCTTTGTCTGGTGATCAGAGGGACGGCTCCACTGGCCATCATGGATGTATGTGCTGTGCAAAGGTgccactgctctctctctctcccccttcagtTCCGTAACTGCATGATCACCACAATCTGCTGCGGTAAGAACCCCTTTGGGGATGATGACGTCTCCTCGACCGTATCCCAGAGCAAGACCGAGGTATCCTCCGTCTCCTCCAGTCAAGTGTCACCAGCATAGACCATGGACAGTTTGAACTTGGGGGACCTGCCACGCTCTGGGATCAAGAAGTAGAAACTGATGCACCCACGTACCCTCTGGTCCACGAACTTGTCTCATGCGATTACTCCCTTGTACACCCATCATCACATATCACACCTGCTCAGGTGTGCACAGGAGAGCCCTCCCCTGTGAAAATAGCGGTGTCGATACTGAATGTGGCCCCACCCTGCAAATAGCTGTGCACATATAGAACCCACTTATGCAAAGGCTCGCTTGTGCATTTGCAAACCACTTGTGCAAGCAGCCTGCCGTGCAAATATCAATTAATTCTGAGCCCTCTCACGCAAACCCTTGCACGCCTTGCTGCACACACTCACGCAAAGCCAGTACCAACTTGTGCAGACCTTTGCGCTCACTTGTTCATGACCTCTCGCCCTCTTGTGCGCATAGATTTAAGGAAATAAAATGTGATTTAGGTTGGCAGGGGCTGAAGAGTTTTGGTGAGAGAGTGGTCCCAGAAGCTAACCCCTTGAGCTGTGCTGCCCATGCGTCACACTCTGTGATGCAGCTTGTGTCATATGCAGTGAAATAGCCCTAGTGGTAACATACAACAATGGAGGGGAAGTTGTCCAGCACCCTGGTGCTTGACGGGTGTTTTTAGAACTAGAACAAGCCAGCAGCCTCATTTATTAGCGCTGCTTCAGTCCTCAagggctgctgctgtgg encodes the following:
- the LOC141975748 gene encoding blue-sensitive opsin; translation: MNGTEGINFYVPLSNKTGLVRSPFEYPQYYLAEPWKYRIVCCYIFFLIFTGLPINLLTLLVTFKHKKLRQPLNYILVNLAVADLFMACFGFTVTFYTAWNGYFIFGPMGCAVEGFFATLGGQVALWSLVVLAIERYIVVCKPMGNFRFSATHALMGISFTWVMSFSCAAPPLFGWSRYIPEGMQCSCGPDYYTLNPDYHNESYVVYMFMIHFIIPVVVIFFSYGRLICKVREAAAQQQESASTQKAEREVTRMVILMVLGFLMAWTPYALVAFWIFTNKGAEFTATLMSVPAFFSKSSSLYNPIIYVLMNKQFRNCMITTICCGKNPFGDDDVSSTVSQSKTEVSSVSSSQVSPA